One genomic window of Actinoplanes lobatus includes the following:
- a CDS encoding acetaldehyde dehydrogenase (acetylating), with amino-acid sequence MTVTAAIVGSGNIGTDLLYKLLRSPVIEPRWMAGIDPESPGLRLAASHGLVTGAGGADWLLSQEPRPDLVFEATSAAVHRAGAPRYAEAGIRAIDLTPAAVGPAVVPEVNLGEHRDAVNVNLITCGGQATIPIVHAVSRVTPVSYAEIVASVASRSAGPGTRANIDEFTRTTSRGLETIGGAARGKAIIVLNPAEPPLIMRDTVFCAVSPDADQAAVTKSIVDRVSEISAYVPGYRLLDEPQYDPAGDQLRVGIFIEIEGAGDYLPKYAGNLDIMTAAATRVGEELAGSPDH; translated from the coding sequence GTGACGGTTACCGCGGCGATCGTGGGGTCGGGGAACATCGGCACCGATCTGCTGTACAAGCTGCTCCGGTCACCGGTGATCGAGCCACGATGGATGGCCGGGATCGACCCGGAGAGCCCGGGGCTGCGGCTGGCCGCGTCGCACGGACTGGTCACCGGGGCTGGCGGCGCGGACTGGCTGCTGAGTCAGGAGCCACGGCCGGACCTGGTGTTCGAGGCCACGTCGGCGGCCGTGCACCGGGCCGGCGCGCCACGCTACGCGGAGGCGGGAATCCGGGCGATCGACCTGACTCCGGCCGCCGTGGGACCGGCCGTGGTGCCGGAGGTCAACCTCGGGGAGCACCGGGACGCGGTCAACGTCAACCTGATCACCTGTGGCGGGCAGGCGACGATCCCGATCGTGCACGCCGTGTCGCGGGTGACGCCGGTCAGCTACGCGGAGATCGTGGCCAGTGTGGCGTCCCGCTCGGCCGGGCCGGGCACCAGGGCGAACATCGACGAGTTCACCCGGACGACGAGCCGTGGGCTGGAGACCATCGGGGGAGCGGCGCGCGGTAAGGCGATCATCGTGCTCAATCCGGCCGAGCCGCCGTTGATCATGCGGGACACCGTCTTCTGCGCGGTGTCCCCGGACGCGGATCAGGCGGCCGTCACCAAGTCCATCGTCGACCGTGTCTCCGAGATCTCGGCATACGTGCCGGGGTATCGGCTGCTCGACGAGCCCCAGTACGACCCGGCGGGCGATCAGCTCCGGGTCGGGATCTTCATCGAGATCGAGGGCGCAGGCGACTATCTACCGAAATATGCGGGAAACTTGGACATCATGACGGCGGCGGCGACCAGGGTGGGTGAGGAACTTGCTGGATCTCCGGATCACTGA
- a CDS encoding 2-keto-4-pentenoate hydratase, translated as MSVLAVTELRGIADRLRDAERDRAPVPPLTVERPWLSAADAYEIQLHNIRRRAAAVVGHKVGLSSKAMQEMMGVDEPDYGHLLADMRLSEDVPADAGRYCYPRVEIEVAFLLGDDLPGEDCTEADVLAATEAFAPSIELIDSRIVDWRIRLADTIADNASSAGFVVGASRVPPNDLDPRGIAAVLRRGADVVAAGRSDAVLGNPVTAVAWLARTVARFGVRLRAGHLILPGACARAVDARPGDEFRAEFSGLGEVRLTFAGSGGHTGRGTESSATGRDGATGRDGASGQDGASGKSATGESSDKEGLP; from the coding sequence ATGAGCGTGCTTGCCGTCACTGAGTTGCGGGGGATCGCGGACCGGCTGCGGGACGCCGAGCGGGACCGGGCGCCGGTTCCGCCGCTCACGGTGGAACGGCCGTGGTTGAGTGCGGCGGACGCCTACGAGATCCAGTTGCACAACATCCGGCGCCGGGCGGCCGCGGTCGTGGGGCACAAGGTGGGGCTCTCGTCCAAGGCGATGCAGGAGATGATGGGCGTCGACGAACCCGACTACGGGCATCTGCTCGCGGACATGCGGTTGTCCGAGGACGTACCGGCCGACGCGGGGCGGTACTGCTACCCGCGGGTCGAGATCGAGGTGGCGTTCCTGCTCGGGGACGATCTGCCGGGCGAGGACTGCACCGAGGCGGACGTGCTCGCGGCGACCGAGGCGTTCGCCCCGTCGATCGAGCTGATCGACAGCCGGATCGTGGACTGGCGGATCAGGCTCGCGGACACGATCGCCGACAACGCGTCGTCGGCGGGATTCGTGGTGGGCGCGTCGCGCGTACCCCCGAATGATCTTGATCCTCGCGGCATCGCCGCGGTGTTGCGCCGGGGAGCGGACGTGGTGGCAGCGGGCCGGTCCGACGCCGTGCTCGGCAATCCGGTGACCGCGGTCGCCTGGCTGGCGCGGACGGTGGCGAGATTCGGGGTACGGCTGCGGGCCGGCCATCTGATCCTGCCGGGAGCGTGTGCGCGGGCCGTCGATGCGCGGCCGGGCGACGAGTTCCGGGCCGAGTTCAGCGGGCTCGGGGAGGTGCGGTTGACATTCGCCGGCAGCGGTGGGCATACCGGGCGGGGAACCGAAAGCAGCGCGACTGGCCGGGACGGCGCGACCGGCCGGGACGGCGCGAGCGGCCAGGACGGCGCGAGCGGCAAGAGCGCGACGGGTGAGAGCAGCGACAAGGAGGGCTTGCCGTGA
- the kstD gene encoding 3-oxosteroid 1-dehydrogenase, with product MKTEEEYDVVVVGSGAAGMTAALTAAHHGLSAVVIEREKVYGGSTARSGGGLWLPGPEASTYLKHVAGDEVAPARRDALLAYGPEVLAFVEKHTPLEFTRVPGYPDYHPEAPGGLAEGRTVEPRPLDVRRIGADLETLAPPYRAAPNGMAVTAVDYRWLSLGMRHPRSALTAVRLAASRFRGHRLTMGQALAAGLRAGLRRAGVPVLLDTPMSGLCREGGRVAGVRSGTRTVNARRGVILASGGFERNERMRREHQDLGTEWTVGAPGNTGDGIVMGEELGAALDLMDEAWWGPSLPLTGGPYFCLAERNLPGSLMVDGSGRRFVNESAPYVDVVHVMLGRRTGTPHLPSWLITDRTYRDRYLFAGRAPRTPLPRRWFDAGVAHRADTVEGLAASIGVPPEELRRTVERFNGFAASGRDDDFGRGDSAYDRYYGDPRQRPNPCLGPLLKPPFHAFALVPGDLGTKGGLRTDERARVLRADGTPVPGLYAAGNTSASVMGRGYAGAGATLGPAMTFGYLAALDLTG from the coding sequence GTGAAGACCGAGGAGGAGTACGACGTCGTCGTGGTCGGTAGCGGCGCGGCCGGGATGACCGCCGCCCTCACCGCGGCCCACCACGGGCTCAGCGCAGTGGTGATCGAGCGGGAGAAGGTGTACGGCGGCTCCACCGCCCGCTCCGGCGGCGGACTGTGGCTGCCCGGCCCGGAAGCGTCCACCTATCTGAAACACGTTGCAGGCGACGAGGTAGCACCGGCCCGGCGGGACGCGCTGCTGGCGTACGGCCCGGAGGTCCTGGCGTTCGTCGAGAAGCACACGCCACTGGAGTTCACCCGGGTGCCGGGCTATCCGGACTACCACCCGGAGGCGCCCGGCGGGCTGGCCGAGGGGCGGACCGTCGAGCCGCGGCCGCTGGACGTACGCCGGATCGGCGCTGATCTGGAGACGCTCGCCCCGCCGTACCGGGCCGCGCCGAACGGGATGGCGGTGACCGCGGTCGACTACCGCTGGCTGTCGCTGGGGATGCGCCATCCGCGGTCGGCGCTGACCGCGGTGCGGCTGGCGGCGAGCCGGTTCCGGGGCCACCGGCTCACCATGGGCCAGGCGCTGGCCGCCGGGCTGCGGGCGGGGCTGCGCCGGGCCGGGGTGCCGGTGCTCCTGGACACCCCGATGTCGGGCCTGTGCCGGGAGGGCGGCCGGGTCGCGGGCGTCCGGTCCGGCACGCGGACCGTGAACGCCCGCCGGGGGGTGATCCTGGCCAGCGGCGGCTTCGAGCGCAACGAGCGGATGCGCCGTGAGCATCAGGACCTGGGTACGGAGTGGACGGTCGGCGCGCCCGGCAACACCGGCGACGGCATCGTGATGGGCGAGGAGCTGGGCGCCGCCCTCGATCTGATGGACGAGGCGTGGTGGGGGCCGTCGCTGCCGCTCACCGGTGGCCCCTACTTCTGTCTGGCCGAGCGGAACCTGCCGGGCAGCCTCATGGTGGACGGCTCCGGTCGGCGGTTCGTGAACGAGTCCGCCCCGTACGTCGACGTCGTGCACGTCATGCTGGGCCGCCGCACCGGGACACCGCACCTGCCGTCCTGGCTGATCACCGACCGCACCTACCGGGACCGGTACCTGTTCGCCGGCCGGGCGCCGCGCACCCCGCTGCCGCGCCGTTGGTTCGACGCCGGTGTGGCGCACCGGGCGGACACCGTGGAAGGGCTGGCGGCGAGCATCGGGGTGCCGCCGGAGGAGCTGCGCCGTACGGTCGAAAGGTTCAACGGCTTCGCCGCGAGTGGCCGGGACGACGACTTCGGGCGGGGCGATTCGGCGTACGACCGCTACTACGGCGACCCGCGGCAGCGCCCGAACCCGTGCCTGGGCCCGCTGCTGAAACCGCCGTTCCACGCGTTCGCCCTGGTCCCCGGCGACCTGGGAACGAAGGGTGGGCTGCGCACCGACGAGCGGGCCCGGGTCCTGCGCGCGGACGGCACCCCGGTTCCGGGCCTGTACGCGGCCGGCAACACGTCCGCCTCGGTGATGGGCCGCGGGTATGCCGGCGCGGGCGCCACCCTCGGCCCGGCGATGACGTTCGGCTATCTGGCGGCCCTCGACCTGACCGGGTGA
- a CDS encoding glutamate ABC transporter substrate-binding protein, which yields MRTAKVVASLLLITLAAGCGGADGTVRPVAADATAAVPRPVNVQDPAEVPPAAAAPDCDPRASLRPQGTLPKAGAMPAGSTMATIAAKGRLVVGIDQNAYLFGFRDPETGELVGFEIDMAREMARAIFGDPNRVQFRAITTADRIPMLEDHKVDMVIRTMTMTCERWQKVSFSTEYIASRQRLLVRKGDGIKEFADLAKKKVCATRGSTSIRTIAEQPSQPVPVSTDSTLDCLVLLQQHQVDAVSTIDILLAGLAAQDPTTEVIGTPVSDEPAGIGIPKENEDMVRFVNGVLEKMRADGTWTRIYDGWLRERLGAADPPVAVYR from the coding sequence GTGAGAACTGCGAAGGTCGTCGCCTCGCTGCTGCTGATCACCCTCGCCGCCGGGTGCGGCGGGGCCGACGGGACGGTCCGCCCGGTGGCCGCCGACGCGACCGCGGCGGTACCGCGCCCGGTGAACGTGCAGGATCCGGCCGAGGTGCCGCCGGCCGCGGCGGCTCCGGACTGCGACCCCCGGGCCAGCCTGCGCCCGCAGGGGACGCTGCCGAAGGCGGGCGCCATGCCGGCCGGCAGCACGATGGCGACGATCGCCGCGAAGGGCCGCCTCGTGGTCGGCATCGACCAGAACGCGTACCTGTTCGGCTTCCGCGATCCGGAGACCGGTGAGCTGGTCGGTTTCGAGATCGACATGGCCCGGGAGATGGCCCGGGCGATCTTCGGCGATCCGAACCGGGTGCAGTTCCGGGCCATCACCACGGCCGACCGCATCCCGATGCTGGAGGACCACAAGGTCGACATGGTGATCCGGACCATGACGATGACCTGCGAGCGCTGGCAGAAGGTGTCGTTCTCGACCGAGTACATCGCCTCCCGGCAGCGGCTGCTGGTGCGCAAGGGCGACGGCATCAAGGAGTTCGCCGACCTGGCGAAGAAGAAGGTGTGCGCCACCCGGGGCAGCACCAGCATCCGGACCATCGCGGAGCAGCCGTCCCAGCCGGTCCCGGTGAGCACCGACAGCACCCTGGACTGCCTGGTGCTGCTCCAGCAGCATCAGGTGGACGCCGTCTCGACCATCGACATCCTGCTGGCCGGCCTGGCCGCGCAGGATCCCACCACCGAGGTGATCGGGACGCCGGTCTCGGACGAGCCGGCCGGCATCGGCATCCCGAAGGAGAACGAGGACATGGTCCGGTTCGTCAACGGGGTGCTGGAGAAGATGCGGGCCGACGGTACGTGGACCCGTATCTATGACGGGTGGCTGCGCGAGCGGCTGGGCGCGGCCGATCCGCCGGTGGCGGTCTACCGCTGA
- a CDS encoding NfeD family protein, protein MLTATVVFLVIGGVAVAVLALALLGGELLHFGHPDAGGPVSLEVVAGFVGAFGFAGAAASELLGARTPAVVAVSMLVGALAAVPAAWLAWRLSRAARNMRTDATPQRAHLVGSLGVVVTPVPAGTGYGEVRVRLGGQPVKLYARAERAIPAGAQIFVIEAPSETSVVVEETPHSGKA, encoded by the coding sequence GTGCTGACGGCGACCGTGGTGTTTCTGGTGATCGGCGGCGTCGCCGTGGCGGTCCTGGCGCTGGCGCTGCTCGGCGGCGAGTTGCTGCACTTCGGTCATCCGGATGCGGGCGGGCCGGTGTCACTCGAGGTGGTGGCCGGTTTCGTGGGGGCGTTCGGGTTCGCCGGGGCCGCCGCCTCCGAGCTGCTCGGCGCCCGTACCCCGGCTGTGGTCGCCGTGTCGATGCTGGTCGGCGCGCTCGCGGCCGTGCCCGCCGCCTGGCTCGCGTGGCGCCTGTCACGGGCCGCGCGGAACATGCGCACCGACGCCACCCCGCAGCGCGCCCATCTGGTCGGTTCGCTCGGGGTGGTGGTCACCCCGGTGCCGGCCGGGACGGGTTACGGCGAGGTCCGGGTCCGGCTCGGCGGTCAGCCGGTGAAGCTCTACGCCCGCGCGGAGCGGGCGATTCCGGCGGGCGCCCAGATCTTCGTGATCGAGGCGCCGAGCGAGACGAGTGTCGTTGTCGAGGAAACCCCTCACAGTGGGAAGGCATAG
- a CDS encoding flotillin family protein, which produces MSGLLYAIGGAVLLVVLLVVFVLSRIKVAGPNEAFIITGRKGKTTQGLDGTSSTDMSGQKVVMGASVFVLPIVQKLQSLDLSSRRIDVSIKGAVSKQGIRAELHGVAIVKVGGTEGAIRAAAQRFLHQQSEIEDFTREVLAGALRSIVGRLTVEEIIRDRAAFASAVAEEAEHSMTNQGLVLDTFQLQDILAEGSYLQDLGRPEAARVLKDAAIAEARARQAAEQERLLAEEAIAEANRNLSLKQAAIQAEIDAAKAQSAAAGPLAQAERDQKILAEQQKVAEQNAELKQRQLDTEVRKPADAERYRVEQEAEASRSAAVLHADAQRQATIAAAQAQAEQARLVGEGERARRAALAEANAIEGAKEGEAEQRRRSAIAEAIEREGAAEAAAILAKGQAEAEAMARKAEAYAQYGDAAVMDLLVKVLPQVVEAASAPIAGIDKLTVISTDGASSLTKSVASNVAQGLQLGTDLTGIDLAGLLSRLGPNANGDRAVEAKPQD; this is translated from the coding sequence ATGTCTGGATTGTTGTACGCGATCGGCGGCGCCGTGCTGCTGGTCGTGCTGCTCGTCGTTTTCGTGCTCTCCCGGATCAAGGTGGCCGGGCCGAACGAGGCGTTCATCATCACCGGCCGCAAGGGCAAGACGACCCAGGGCCTGGACGGCACCAGCAGCACCGACATGTCGGGGCAGAAGGTCGTGATGGGCGCGTCGGTGTTCGTGCTGCCGATCGTGCAGAAGTTGCAGTCGCTGGACCTGTCCAGCCGCCGCATCGACGTGAGCATCAAGGGCGCGGTGTCCAAGCAGGGCATCCGGGCCGAGCTGCACGGTGTGGCGATCGTCAAGGTCGGCGGCACCGAGGGCGCGATCCGCGCGGCCGCGCAGCGGTTCCTGCACCAGCAGTCCGAGATCGAGGACTTCACCCGTGAGGTGCTGGCCGGTGCGCTGCGGTCGATCGTGGGCCGGCTCACCGTCGAGGAGATCATCCGGGACCGGGCGGCGTTCGCCAGCGCGGTCGCCGAGGAGGCCGAGCACTCGATGACCAACCAGGGTCTGGTGCTCGACACCTTCCAGTTGCAGGACATCCTGGCCGAGGGGTCGTACCTCCAGGACCTGGGTCGTCCGGAGGCGGCGCGCGTGCTCAAGGACGCGGCCATCGCCGAGGCCCGGGCCCGGCAGGCGGCCGAGCAGGAGCGGCTGCTCGCCGAGGAGGCGATCGCCGAGGCGAACCGGAATCTGTCGCTGAAGCAGGCCGCCATCCAGGCCGAGATCGACGCCGCGAAGGCGCAGTCGGCGGCGGCCGGCCCGCTGGCGCAGGCCGAGCGGGACCAGAAGATCCTGGCCGAGCAGCAGAAGGTGGCCGAGCAGAACGCCGAGCTCAAGCAGCGTCAGCTGGACACCGAGGTGCGTAAGCCGGCGGATGCCGAGCGGTACCGGGTGGAGCAGGAGGCCGAGGCGTCCCGCAGCGCCGCGGTGCTCCATGCGGACGCGCAGCGGCAGGCCACCATCGCGGCCGCGCAGGCGCAGGCCGAGCAGGCCCGCCTGGTCGGTGAGGGTGAGCGGGCCCGTCGTGCGGCGCTGGCCGAGGCGAACGCGATCGAGGGCGCCAAGGAGGGTGAGGCGGAGCAGCGTCGGCGTTCCGCGATCGCCGAGGCGATCGAGCGGGAGGGTGCGGCCGAGGCCGCGGCCATCCTGGCGAAGGGTCAGGCGGAGGCCGAGGCGATGGCCCGCAAGGCCGAGGCGTACGCCCAGTACGGCGACGCCGCGGTGATGGACCTGCTGGTCAAGGTGCTGCCGCAGGTGGTCGAGGCGGCCAGCGCCCCGATCGCGGGTATCGACAAGCTGACCGTCATCTCCACCGACGGCGCCTCGTCGCTGACCAAGTCGGTGGCCAGCAACGTGGCGCAGGGCCTGCAGCTGGGCACCGACCTGACCGGCATCGACCTGGCCGGGCTGCTGTCGCGGCTGGGCCCGAACGCCAACGGCGACCGGGCGGTCGAGGCGAAGCCTCAGGACTGA
- a CDS encoding lipid-transfer protein: protein MISRTAAIAGIGATEFSKDSGRSELRLAVEAIRAALDDAGLRPADVSGLVTFTMDNNSEIAVARELGIGELTFLTRIGYGGGAACAIVQQAVLAVTAGLADVVVCYRALNERSGRRFGQAYASPDTDAGWHVPTGLATPAAQVAMVARRYLHDHGASTDDFGRVTVAARRHAATNPHAWFHGRPITLDDHRASRWIAEPLRLLDCCQESDGAVAVVVTGVDRARDLPRPPAVIAAAAQGSGPGQFVMTSYYRPTVAGLPEIAVTGRQIWEQSGYRPADVRTAMLYDHFTPYVLMQLEELGFCAPGEARHLIAGGGIELDGRLPVNPHGGQLGEAYIHGMNGITEAVRQIRGTAVNQVPGSGPVLVTAGTGVPTSALLLEATP, encoded by the coding sequence ATGATCAGCCGAACCGCCGCGATCGCCGGCATCGGGGCCACCGAGTTCAGCAAGGACTCCGGCCGCAGCGAGCTGCGCCTCGCCGTCGAGGCGATCCGGGCCGCCCTCGACGACGCCGGCCTGCGGCCCGCCGACGTCTCCGGCCTGGTCACCTTCACCATGGACAACAACAGCGAGATCGCCGTCGCCCGGGAACTCGGCATCGGCGAGCTGACCTTCCTGACCCGGATCGGGTACGGCGGAGGCGCCGCCTGCGCGATCGTGCAGCAGGCCGTCCTCGCGGTCACCGCCGGGCTCGCCGACGTCGTCGTCTGCTACCGCGCGCTCAACGAGCGGTCCGGCCGCCGGTTCGGCCAGGCCTACGCGTCCCCGGACACCGACGCCGGCTGGCACGTGCCGACCGGCCTCGCCACCCCGGCCGCGCAGGTCGCCATGGTGGCCCGCCGCTACCTGCACGACCACGGCGCGAGCACCGACGACTTCGGGCGGGTCACCGTCGCGGCCCGCCGGCACGCCGCCACCAACCCGCACGCCTGGTTCCACGGCCGCCCGATCACCCTGGACGACCACCGGGCCTCCCGCTGGATCGCCGAACCGTTACGGCTGCTCGACTGCTGCCAGGAGAGCGACGGGGCGGTGGCCGTGGTGGTGACCGGCGTGGACCGGGCCCGCGACCTGCCCCGGCCACCGGCGGTGATCGCGGCCGCCGCCCAGGGCAGCGGACCCGGGCAGTTCGTGATGACCAGCTACTACCGGCCGACCGTGGCGGGGCTGCCGGAGATCGCGGTGACCGGGCGGCAGATCTGGGAGCAGTCCGGATACCGGCCCGCCGACGTACGGACCGCCATGCTCTACGACCACTTCACCCCGTACGTCCTGATGCAGTTGGAGGAACTGGGTTTCTGCGCTCCCGGCGAGGCCCGGCACCTGATCGCCGGCGGCGGCATCGAACTGGACGGGCGGCTGCCGGTGAACCCGCACGGTGGCCAGTTGGGGGAGGCGTACATCCACGGCATGAACGGCATCACCGAGGCGGTCCGGCAGATCCGCGGCACCGCCGTCAACCAGGTCCCCGGCAGCGGACCGGTGCTCGTGACCGCCGGCACCGGCGTTCCGACCAGCGCCCTTCTGCTGGAGGCAACCCCCTAG
- a CDS encoding hotdog family protein — MLGPWKLEVTPTLIVSTALATRDFQNVHHDRDAAVRLGSRDIFLNILTTTGLVQRFVTDALGPDTRVRGIRIRLGTPCLAYDTLTFTGQVLPHGIEVAGRTAAGVHVSGTVEVAS; from the coding sequence ATGCTCGGCCCGTGGAAGCTGGAGGTCACCCCCACCCTGATCGTCAGCACGGCACTGGCCACCCGGGACTTCCAGAACGTGCACCACGACCGGGACGCCGCGGTCCGGCTCGGTAGCAGGGACATCTTCCTCAACATCCTCACCACGACCGGCCTGGTGCAGCGCTTCGTCACCGACGCGCTCGGCCCGGACACCCGGGTGCGGGGCATCCGGATCCGCCTCGGGACGCCGTGCCTCGCGTACGACACGCTCACCTTCACCGGGCAGGTCCTCCCGCACGGCATCGAGGTCGCCGGGCGTACCGCCGCGGGTGTGCACGTCAGCGGAACCGTCGAGGTGGCGTCATGA